CATAATAGAagatgagaaaaagaaaattaccTTGGGAGATTTCCTTCAGATGAAAGAGTGTGGGTGAAGAGCTTTGAAGAGGAAGTACGCGAACCAGAGAACTTCGAGATATAACTGTTGCTGAAACGATTGCAAAGGACTAAAATTACAATTGCAGCATCAAAACACAATGTAAAAAAGATAAACTAAGAGACTCTTAGTAGTAAGGGAAAGAAATCAGAATCATGATGAGTAATCGTCCAATGGAAAATCCAAATCAAAGTGTTTAAGCTTACATCAAATCTAGAGTGTGACTCTAAGGGTTTGAGTGGCGAACCATGGGGACAATGATGCAGAGATCGGAATGATACTGTCGGCGGCGGCAGAGATCATATGTGATACCATTAGCAGAGGGAATGTAGCAATTAATAGAATTGAGCAAAACTTATAAGAGTAATGCAATAGTAGAAAACTCAGGTGACAAACTTTGTCGAAATGATAGATGGAATGTAGCAATTAATTGACTTCAAATTGACAAATTACAATGAGGTTCAGATTGTACACAATTCAATTCCATCACACAAATGAATTTACAATTTTCTAAGATAACAAATGAATCTCTCTATTCAGCAACTCCTACAGACTCATCTAAATCTGTCACCATGTGACAGTAGCTAGGATTTTAGAACTAGACCAATATCTTCCATCACTCTGTTGTACCATCATTCTagcaacttccctttccttctTCCTTTGCAAGCCAAATAAGCTACTCTGTGAGACCAAGATAGTATCCAAAAAATGTTGCTTTGATTTGGGAACAACTCTAGCCTTTTTAGAGGAAGCTTGACTCCTCAGGTTCTCTTCATTACCAGATTGCAACGCTGATGATAATTTCCTTTTCGTTCCCGCCAACGAACCACCACGATCTCTAGCGACGACCACGGTTTGCAAAGGCTTTCGTTCTGGTTTCAGAACTAGACCAATATCTTCCATCAGTGCATTGGAAATTCTGCTATCCGCGAGTGAATAGCCGCACAACTTCTCTAGCTCCTTAAAAGAATTCAAATTTTCATCAAGAAAAACTGTTCGCTTCGTCTGTTGTACCCTCATTCTAGCAGCTCCCCTTTCCTCCTTAGGCTTCCGTTTTGGTTTTTGTTGCTCTGCCTTTTCTCTCTCAGTCTCAGCTGCACAGAGATTCTCCATAGATTTCCACTTGAACTCAAAAAGATCACTCAATTTCTCTGCAATTCGGTGAATTTCATGGTTGGCAGGATAGTACAACATAGCATTACAAAACAAGATTCTGACATCACCAGCGAACTGATCAGGGTTTGCGTAGAAACCCTTGTCCAGTTTGTGCAACACGGTCTCAAAGTCCATCAACGGCTTAGATGAAAGATGGCAATCTGCAGCAAAACCCTTTCCATTCTTGAAAGCCCGCCCATCACGGTGTTCCATTAGCTTCTGTAGAGCAACAAAGCATCGCTTCTTCTTGAGAGGATCGATCGTTTCCACCGTTCTTGCAAGTCCCTTGACGGCGGCGGTGGTTTCTTGAGTGGGCACCACGGTGGTTGTTCTCGCCTTGGTGGCGGAGTTGATCGCGAACAACATAGCAGAGGAATAAACCCTCTTGGATTTGCAATTCCCTGCCATTGCTAGCTTCGGCATGCAAGAATTCCTAATCGAAGGAACAAGAACAAGTGAACAACCTTGTCTTGTCACTCACGTCAAGTCTCACGAATGAACTCACTCAGTTAAGAATGTTTCGTTGGATAAACGCAGTTAAtaatgtttgttttgtttctgtgAGATTGTGAACGAAAGTAACTTAGATTTTGTTACCGTTGGCCACCGCACCTCACGCGCCAAAGCGCGCCTAGGGTTTCTACATTGACACGTCTTGGCTAGTTGACAACTGTGAGTTTTCTTTTGGATTAAAAACGAATAGAGAAattaagaatttgaaattattttgaaGAATTTAAAATGCTTGAGGATTTTAATTCAATCAATTTAATTTGATGAATTTCTAAATTCTCTTGTTTGGgtaaggtaatttttttttcgaatggTAAACACTTCTGTACAGTAACTAGATTTCTTTCATTTATTTTGATGAATTAatgattatttttcatttaaagcattttttttattatttgaatAAAGTTATTAAATTTTGATGATTTAATGATTACTTTTCATTtacaaaatttaaatattttacaataataattttttttggttaaaaaattgattacataaataaatttataaaaaattaggTTTATTATGTTTTTTGTCCATGTATAATGAGCAATGTTATTATGTTTTTTGTCCATGTATAATGAGCAATGTTACCATCCCTCAGCTACTTCACACCCTTGTTCCTCATCACCATCCATTTCCTCATTCCAAACCAAACTTATTTCTCCATAttcttcaccatcaccatcataaCAATTACAACCACGTTCTAAAAAATCTCACTCAAATTCCCCTTCAGAAACCACAAATGATCAGCAAAGTTAATGTGAATATTTTTATTACTGGTATGGGCATTTAGCCAGGATCTAAAGGTGTGGTAGCTATCAGCGAGTAAGGAATTAAGACTCAGGATCACACATACTTGCATCCAAAGGATTAAGCTTAAATAAATGTGCAATTTGGGATAATGGAATATCTTAATGAGGTTTTGTAAAATATAATGGGATTATGATTTACTGCCTGAATCTAAAAATTGTGAAGCATTATTTGAGAAAAGTTTTAATTGACCCGTAAAAGTAATGCTAGGTTCTAGTTGGTATCAAAGATTCAATAGCAACACCAGCTGACATTCTGGAGAAATGTTACATAATGCCCAGGTTAGTCGGCATGAAGCCCACAAATTTCCTTACTTCCATCCTGAAAACACACTTGCTCAGGTTGAGGCACATGTAGTATTTCCTGGGCGCTTGAAAAACTTCTCCAAGATCAACTAGGAGGTCTTGCTAGTCTTATGTTTTGACAATCATATCGTCCATGTATACCTTGATGTTGCGGCCTATTTTCTGTTTGAAGACTTCAGTCATCATTCTCTGGTAAGTAGACACGACATTCTTGAGTCCAACGACATTACATTGTGATAATAGATGACGTCTTCAACAATGAAGACAATCTTATATTGGCCTTCCCTGCACATGGGGATTTggttgtagctggaatacgccTCCATGAACAAGAGGGTGAGGTACCTTGAAGAATTATCTACATAACTATTGCATTAGCAATTCTTGTCTCGATCACGATGGGGTCGTCATTTTTATGCTTGTTACGCCTACAATGGTTGTTGTTATACGTGAGGAGCACGCCAGGGGGATTGTCACTCTCAGTCATGGGTTGAATTATCAAGAAAAGAGATATTTGTATCATCTCACTGAGGGAATTCTTCTGGGATATAGCCGGAGAGTATTCTCCCACCAATCCGCCCGCAATGACTAGTATCTCATGCACTAGGAATGTCTAGACTTCTAATCCTTCCTTGTGGGTCGGGTGGCCTAGAAGGACGAGGGTTTCACTGTTTGTTGCACACCTTGCAGTCGTGGCTTGAATCATATTGATCGTCATGGAGACTGAGAGGTTCTCCCTCCACGAGAAGGAATGCAGTTCCTGGGTTGCCTTCTCGTGTTTGCCATAGTAGAGATGGATAGGAATACAATTTATCAATTCCCCACAAATGGTGTCAATGATCTGTAAGGGACTACTGAACCTGAGTAAAGACGTTTGGCAATGCGTAAGGGTTACTTCGTTGAACTTCTCCGTGGAAGGTCTTTGTCTTCTTGTATCCAGCGATCAAGTGGGAAAAAGAGGTTAGTGCCTATAAACTATAAAGCACTCTGATGCTGAAGTCAGCAAAGATGACGGAGAAATAACGTAGGGAcatgttatttaattttgtaACTAAAAATGACTACTCTGGTGGTTAACTGAACTGAGGATTAGGGGATTTCACGGTGGTTATAACCACCATTAAAAATGACTAGTGGCGGTTCCTATACTGTCGGTGAATTTGGCACCACAAAGTGTTCTAACATCAGTTGTTTCCAACTGCCATTAGAATAGATGAATGATTCATGGCGATTTCAACCGCCACTAAGTTGACATACTACTCTGCCTTACAAATATAAGTCAACtgccaaaattcaaaaaacaTTTTTCTACTAATGAATGATTAACAGCGGTTACCTAAAATATAAGTTGACATATGACTCTGGCTTGGAAATATATTTTCTTTACACACTACGTAGCAGCTGTTGAAATAGACTGATTAATTATATCATTGGAAACCTAAATTGTTATAACTGAAAGTACGATATTAAAAACTATCATATAGACCCTCTTAAATTGAAGAAAATCAAGGTGATATAAGACAACGAGCGAAGAATCAGCAGATAAAGGGCTGTAAAACAATTTCTATTAGGGGACAGAACAATAAACTCAGTCCATTTAGCTATTCCTCAAAGAACAAAAACTTTTTCACCTTATTAGTTAACCAGGTATGCCAACTCCATTAGAGATCAAAACAAGATCTAAAAGAACCAAATGTAAGTAAAAGCTACACAGACttaattatgaaaaaatatatacatcTTAGTGTTGTTTTCAATGATTGTTACTCTTCATGCTCTACAGGATTCAACACTCAAATCAAGAAAACAAACTTCACATGAAAAATCTCAGACATAAATGGACAGGCTTTAGAACATCAAAATCTTAAGTAATTGATGTTCAATGGGATACAAGacagtttttttaaaaattgagacATACCTTTTAGAGCCCCCTTATACCATCGTAGCGATTCTCTAGCAGTTCAACGTCTCAGATATGCCTTCACATTCTGCATCAAAATTTACTTGCTAATcagttttctttcttcaaatCTAAAAATTAACTATTAATGGTTTGACAGTATTCTTAAGAAGCAGACCCATAAAACTTGAAGATTCACTAACAGCTACACAAAAGCCTATACCTTTTACCCTGTAGAGGAGTCTGAGATACACTAACAGCTTCTTCTTGGCCAGGAGAAGCACCCATGTTTTGCTCAGAAAGTTTCTGCTCAAGTCTGCCAATTTGTATTGCACAATATCAATCTTAAAAATGTGAGGCAGCAATATGCATGCATAAGATAAAGAAACTGACAAATTTACCTTTACTTAAAAAGACTATTAATAGGCTTTAGCATTGCTACCTAAGAGAGTTGCATACAATGATCAACTTAGAAGGTGTATTGACTTAAGAACATAAATAGCTGAATGTAATAAAATGCCTTCTCAAAAGTAAGCAAAGAGGAAATGCCTTCTCTTCAGCTAATATTCAAATTATACCAATATAGATCAAGCTATAGGCAGAGATGAAATGGAGAAATCTCACacttaaagagaaaaaaaaaaaatactaaaagagACACTTTATTCGTAAAGGATTTCTATAGCAAAaatatggaaaaaaattaaatttaaaaggaACCCATATTTTTAGTATATAAGTGAAAAAGATTATATGTTGTGATCAAGGCCAGATTCTTATTCTTTTCCTTCGGAGTTCGTGAGCGTGTTGAGTAAGAAACATTTTAGTTGATTGACTTATTACATcgaaagaagaaaatgttcaAGACCTAAATCTAGCACTTGCAAAATATTTAAGTTAACAGGTTAGATAACCCTTAAACTTAGACTCCTAGACTCAAACAGTTCACCACCACACAGATTTAAATGAGTAGCTTCTTCCCATTATGAACATTCACTTTGCTTGAAGTTGGTCTATAATATAATTCAATACCACAAATACAGGTGGAACACTAAAATTGGAGTAGCAGAAAGAAAAACTTGGATGTATAAATATTAAACCTGCTCTGTAAATCAGATTTTAAACTTCATCATATAACAACACCAAATAACACATGAAGCTAGGAAGTATCAATGCCAAAAGTAGCAAGGAATCATAGTTCTTATCACCATAAATCAAACACCTTATCACTCTAATTTCACCCCATATTGCTGTAGGTTTAAGCAAATAAAAGaatatcaaaataaaacatTTTACATTAAAGAGcttaattagaaaaaaaatggatAATGGTATCAATACACAAGAAGCAAGAGATAAAAAATACCTGAGATCTAACAATGACAACAACTTTTTCCAAAACCAGTGTGAGATGGTTGGAAAGATTGAAACTGCCAGTGAACCAACTTGTCAGAAAATGACTTGAGAAGGAAGAGTGAGTTGTTTTGTAAGAACCCCTTTGACTCGGGTTGCATACCTCAGTGCAGAGGAGAACTGAAGCAGACCTCACATGCAGATGGACAGTAGACAATCAAGTTACCCTTAATATCATCAAGCTCATGACAGATTATATTCTGGGGAAATATCCCTGGTGGTAAACTGTACTTGCGGGGGGATCTGGAAGGCTTTTCAGTGGCTTGCCAGAGGGAAAGCattgaaagaaaagaagaaaaaagtgcTATAAGTTGAATGCAGTGCTTTATAAATTGGGCAGCATACTTAAAGATAAGTGAGAGTGAAACTAGTGTCAAAATAGATAGCTACTGCAACAACTTTCAATTTGTTGGTGATGGGGCTAAGGCTAACTACACAACACTGAAAATTAGAATATGGATGTGTGCACAATGTTATAAGTAGCATCAATATTCCAAGTTGTTCACAGAATCCTCACTCCAGCCATACCCTAAAGTTGATTTGGTTTACTTTATTTGATGAAGCAAATCATAGGAAGCATGCATAAACTCATATGAACTTTGTAGGTTAAATGCTTTCATACCTTTTAGCTTGTTGAAAATCCATTTTGCCTTTTCGTCGACCGTATTTGACAAAATCTGCAAAAGACCACCTTATGTCACAACAAAAGGCAGTGGTATCACTTAAATATCTCACTTAAATATGGTTTTTATATGAATGCACAATTTTATCCAGCTTCATACTTTGACAAATTTGCAAAATCCTATTGATTTGAAGCTGACACCCAACTTgatattgaaatttgaaagtaCATAACACCATATAATGTATCTACTTGATTTTACACATCACACAATTATGTGCACAACTAAGGACAGATCACTAAGCTACATATGACACATATAAGCACCAATCTTAAAAATTATGAGCAATTCTAAAATTCCAGGATTTGTTCATGTTAAAATTGAAGCCAAATGAGGCTTTGCCACTCACAAGAAATCTACAGGCAATTTCAGTGTATGTTTATGGGATTTGCATCATAAGTTATAACACTCTCACTTGCACATCACAATCACATGTTGATTGAAACTCCATTGGTAGCTTGATACTTACCTCTTAATTGGCAGCAAAAGCATGCGAGCAATGACGGTGGTGTGCGAGCAGCGACGGTGGAGTGCGAGCAATGACGACGGTGGTGTCTGACTATGGCGCATTCTCTTGATGCGCGTTGGTGAAAGCGAACATGCAGTGGTTTGTTGAAGCAGATTTTCAGAAATTGATTTGGGAATATAGGAAGGAATTTGGAGGGAGAAGttctttcttaaaaaaatttgtAAATAACTATATTTTCTTAAGAAGCTTTTCTTGGGTAcagtttttctaaaaaaatccTTATaatttgagcgagttttgaaaaccgtcaaTTGCtagaaaattatctgaaaaccgtcttcagactattaaaaataaattgaacCCATCCTTCCGACCACCTTAGCTCCGGCCACCGTGCTtacgtgtgtgtgtgtttgcgCATCACAAATATTCATTTCACAGTCTGTCTTGAGATGTATATT
This portion of the Lotus japonicus ecotype B-129 chromosome 3, LjGifu_v1.2 genome encodes:
- the LOC130742469 gene encoding uncharacterized protein LOC130742469, whose protein sequence is MPKLAMAGNCKSKRVYSSAMLFAINSATKARTTTVVPTQETTAAVKGLARTVETIDPLKKKRCFVALQKLMEHRDGRAFKNGKGFAADCHLSSKPLMDFETVLHKLDKGFYANPDQFAGDVRILFCNAMLYYPANHEIHRIAEKLSDLFEFKWKSMENLCAAETEREKAEQQKPKRKPKEERGAARMRVQQTKRTVFLDENLNSFKELEKLCGYSLADSRISNALMEDIGLVLKPERKPLQTVVVARDRGGSLAGTKRKLSSALQSGNEENLRSQASSKKARVVPKSKQHFLDTILVSQSSLFGLQRKKEREVARMMVQQSDGRYWSSSKILATVTW